One genomic segment of Motacilla alba alba isolate MOTALB_02 chromosome 1A, Motacilla_alba_V1.0_pri, whole genome shotgun sequence includes these proteins:
- the TOB2 gene encoding protein Tob2, whose protein sequence is MHLEIKVALNFIISYLYNKLPRRRADLFGEELERLLKKKYEGHWYPEKPLKGSGYRCVHIGETVDPVVELAAKRSGLAVEDVRANVPEELSVWIDPFEVSYQIGEKGSVKVLYLDDSEGCSATELDKEIKSSFNPDAQVFVPIGSQDNSLSNSPSPSFGQSPSPTFIPRSAQPITFTTATFAATKFGSTKMKKGGGAGGGGGGAGAVQQSRMVRSPTTNLLKHKGLSLSMHSLNFVGSAGSQAPQSQLSPNAKEFVYSGASPGASSLFFDGVASESQASSIPPASQFNASTGGTFDMAQVFSGSTNSLFLEKSPFVEGLSYNLNAMQYPSQSFQPVVLAN, encoded by the coding sequence ATGCATCTGGAGATCAAAGTTGCTCTTAACTTCATCATCTCATACCTGTACAACAAGCTTCCTCGGAGGCGGGCAGACTTGTTTGGTGAGGAGCTAGAGCGCCTGCTGAAGAAGAAATATGAGGGTCACTGGTACCCAGAGAAACCTTTGAAGGGATCTGGCTATCGCTGTGTTCATATAGGGGAGACGGTGGATCCGGTGGTGGAATTGGCGGCCAAGCGGAGCGGGCTGGCTGTGGAGGATGTGCGTGCCAATGTGCCAGAAGAGCTGAGTGTCTGGATTGATCCTTTTGAGGTTTCCTACCAGATCGGTGAGAAGGGCTCTGTTAAGGTTCTCTACCTAGATGACAGTGagggctgcagtgccacagagcTGGACAAAGAAATCAAGAGCAGCTTCAACCCCGACGCCCAGGTGTTCGTCCCTATCGGCAGCCAGGACAACTCACTGTCCAACTCTCCATCCCCCTCCTTTGGCCAGTCACCCAGCCCCACCTTCATCCCTCGCTCTGCGCAGCCCATCACTTTCACCACTGCCACCTTTGCTGCCACCAAGTTTGGCTCGACCAAGATGAAGAAGGGTGGAGGAGCCGGAGGAGGGGGTGGTGGAGCAGGGGCTGTTCAGCAGTCGAGAATGGTCAGGTCTCCCACCACCAACCTGCTGAAGCACAAGGGCCTCTCCCTGTCTATGCACTCTCTGAACTTCGTCGGGAGCGCTGGGAGCCAAGCCCCACAGTCACAGCTCTCCCCCAATGCCAAGGAGTTCGTTTACAGCGGCGCCTCgccgggagccagcagcctCTTCTTCGACGGTGTTGCCAGTGagagccaggccagcagcatCCCGCCAGCATCGCAGTTCAACGCCAGCACAGGTGGTACCTTTGATATGGCTCAGGTCTTCAGTGGCAGCACCAATAGCCTCTTTTTGGAGAAGTCTCCCTTCGTGGAAGGACTCAGCTACAACCTGAATGCCATGCAGTATCCTAGCCAGTCGTTCCAGCCTGTCGTCCTGGCCAACTGA